The Amblyomma americanum isolate KBUSLIRL-KWMA chromosome 5, ASM5285725v1, whole genome shotgun sequence genome window below encodes:
- the LOC144135066 gene encoding uncharacterized protein LOC144135066 translates to MSDEYIAGLHRKLDVLGLCVGLSRLSHDDAYFVKEAQAKLQEAIKSQQRCHELIAQYEELKEEEAKLFSDLQLQLQLAECMKKFVDDLPAAAPAQQATAARQKGGALQAGVATSVAYLTEDEFARVPKYMRGRFTLAGLNKLVDVFNRALSSKYALLSLPKTRLKDSQWKQVATYRQQETHETKGVRFLTDADLTKGPSAAFESSRAVSNFVVLMRHCGRLREIRGPQRIVRYVVV, encoded by the coding sequence ATGAGCGACGAGTACATCGCTGGCCTTCACCGGAAGCTGGACGTTCTCGGCCTGTGCGTCGGTCTGTCCCGGCTCTCCCACGACGACGCGTACTTCGTGAAAGAAGCCCAAGCGAAGCTTCAGGAAGCCATCAAGAGTCAGCAGAGGTGCCACGAACTGATCGCCCAGTATGAGGAGCTCAAGGAGGAGGAGGCCAAGCTGTTCTCGGATCTCCAGCTGCAGTTGCAGCTCGCCGAATGCATGAAGAAGTTCGTGGACGACCTCCCCGCGGCGGCGCCGGCTCAGCAAGCAACCGCAGCTAGGCAGAAAGGTGGTGCTCTACAGGCCGGTGTCGCCACCAGCGTGGCTTATCTGACCGAGGACGAGTTCGCGCGGGTGCCGAAGTACATGCGGGGCCGGTTCACGCTGGCCGGGCTCAACAAGCTTGTGGACGTTTTCAACCGGGCGCTGTCGTCGAAGTACGCATTGCTATCGCTGCCCAAGACTCGCCTCAAAGACTCCCAGTGGAAGCAGGTGGCCACCTACCGCCAGCAGGAGACACACGAGACGAAAGGCGTGCGCTTTCTGACCGACGCGGACTTGACGAAGGGCCCCTCGGCTGCGTTCGAATCCAGCCGCGCCGTGAGTAATTTCGTGGTGCTCATGCGCCACTGCGGCAGACTACGCGAGATCAGGGGACCGCAGCGCATCGTGCGATACGTAGTCGTCTGA
- the Actn gene encoding alpha actinin isoform X2: MGDVGPYSDGYMEQEEEWEREGLLDPAWEKQQRKTFTAWCNSHLRKAGTQIDNIEEDFRNGLKLMLLLEVISGETLPKPDRGKMRFHKIANVNKALDFIASKGVKLVSIGAEEIVDGNVKMTLGLIWTIILRFAIQDISVEEMTAKEGLLLWCQRKTAPYKNVNVQNFHLSWKDGLAFCALIHRHRPDLLDYGKLKKENPLDNLNLAFDVAEKHLNIPRMLDAEDMNSTAMPDERAIMTYVSSYYHTFAGAQQAETAANRICKVLKVNQENERLMEEYERLASDLLDWIRRTTPWLENRTTDNTLPGVQKKLEEFRAYRRVHKPPRVEQKAKLETNFNTLQTKLRLSNRPAYLPSEGKMVSDIASAWKGLETAEKGFEEWLLSEMMRLERLDHLAQKFKHKADIHEEWTRGKEEMLQSQDFRQCRLNEVKALKKKHEAFESDLAAHQDRVEQIAAIAQELNALGYHDAASVNARCQRICDQWDRLGTLTQKRRSALEEAERVLEKIDHLHLEFAKRVAPFNNWLDGAREDLVDMFIVHTMEEIQGLMDAHEQFKQTLGEADKEHKAIVGLAQEVQAIASQYQVPGGVENPYTTLTSQVITGKWSEVKQLVPKRDQVLQAELMRQQSNERLRRKFAEKANVVGPWIERQMDAVAALGMGMQGSLEEQLKRLQQYEQAAAQYRPHLEELERTHQEVQEAMIFENRYTHYTMETLRVGWEQLLTSIHRNINEVENQILTRDSKGITQEQLNEFRMSFNHFDKNRTGRLTPEEFKSCLVSLGYSIRNDRQGDADFRRIMNIVDPNNTGYVHFDAFLDFMTRESTDRDTAEQIIDSFRILAGDKPYITAEELRRELPPDQAEYCIRRMGAYKGHGAVPGALDYMSFSTALYGESDL, encoded by the exons ACGTTCACGGCGTGGTGCAACTCGCACCTTCGCAAGGCGGGCACGCAGATCGACAACATCGAGGAGGACTTCCGCAACGGGCTcaagctgatgctgctgctggagGTGATCTCGGGCGAGACGCTGCCCAAGCCCGACCGGGGCAAGATGCGCTTCCACAAGATCGCCAACGTGAACAAGGCGCTGGACTTCATCGCCTCCAAGGGCGTCAAGCTGGTCTCCATCGGCGCCGAGGAGATCGTCGACGGGAACGTCAAGATGACGCTGGGCCTCATCTGGACCATCATCCTCCGGTTCGCCATCCAGGACATCTCCGTCGAAG AGATGACTGCCAAAGAAGGTCTGCTGCTGTGGTGCCAGAGAAAGACAGCTCCCTACAAGAACGTCAACGTCCAGAACTTCCACCTCAG CTGGAAGGATGGTTTGGCCTTCTGCGCCCTTATCCACAGACACCGGCCCGATCTCCTTGACTACGGAAAGCTGAAGAAG GAGAACCCATTGGACAACCTCAACCTGGCCTTTGACGTTGCTGAGAAGCATCTCAACATTCCTAGGATGTTAGACGCAGAAG ACATGAACAGCACGGCCATGCCTGACGAGCGTGCCATCATGACCTACGTGTCGTCCTACTACCACACCTTTGCCGGAGCACAGCAG GCTGAAACTGCCGCCAACCGCATCTGCAAAGTTCTGAAGGTGAACCAGGAGAACGAGCGCCTCATGGAAGAGTATGAGCGCCTGGCCAGCGAT CTTCTGGACTGGATTCGACGGACCACCCCGTGGCTGGAGAACCGCACGACGGACAACACACTGCCGGGTGTGCAGAAGAAGCTGGAGGAGTTCCGTGCCTACCGTCGCGTCCACAAGCCGCCACGCGTGGAGCAGAAGGCCAAGCTGGAGACCAACTTCAACACGCTGCAGACCAAGCTGCGGCTGAGCAACCGGCCCGCTTACCTGCCCTCGGAGGGCAAGATGGTCTCGGACATTGCCAGTGCCTGGAAGGGGCTGGAGACGGCCGAGAAGGGCTTTGAAGAGTGGCTGCTCTCCGAGATGATGCG GCTCGAGCGTCTGGACCACCTGGCACAGAAGTTCAAGCACAAGGCGGACATCCACGAGGAGTGGACCCGCGGAAAGGAGGAGATGCTGCAAAGCCAGGACTTCCGCCAGTGCCGCCTCAACGAGGTCAAGGCCCTCAAGAAGAAGCACGAGGCCTTCGAGAGTGACCTGGCCGCCCACCAGGACCGTGTCGAGCAGATCGCTGCCATTGCCCAGGAGCTCAACGCGCTCGGGTACCACGACGCTGCATCGGTCAATGCCCGCTGCCAGCGCATCTGCGACCAGTGGGACCGGCTGGGCACCCTGACCCAGAAGCGGCGCAGTGCCCTCGAGGAGGCCGAGCGCGTGCTCGAGAAGATCGACCACCTGCACCTCGAGTTTGCCAAGCGTGTGGCGCCCTTCAACAACTGGCTGGACGGCGCCCGCGAGGACCTCGTCGACATGTTCATCGTCCACACCATGGAGGAGATCCAG GGCCTCATGGATGCGCACGAGCAGTTCAAGCAGACGCTGGGCGAGGCAGACAAGGAGCACAAGGCCATCGTCGGGCTGGCCCAGGAGGTGCAGGCCATTGCCAGCCAGTACCAGGTGCCCGGTGGCGTCGAAAACCCCTACACCACCCTCACCTCTCAGGTGATCACTGGCAAGTGGTCCGAGGTGAAGCAGCTGGTGCCCAAGAGGGACCAAGTCCTCCAGGCTGAGCTCATGAGGCAGCAGTCCAACGAGCGCCTGCGCCGCAAGTTTGCCGAGAAGGCCAACGTGGTGGGCCCCTGGATCGAGCGGCAGATGGACGCGGTGGCGGCCCTGGGCATGGGCATGCAGGGCTCCCTGGAGGAGCAGCTCAAGCGGTTGCAGCAGTACGAGCAGGCGGCCGCCCAGTACCGGCCTCACCTGGAGGAGCTGGAGCGCACTCACCAGGAGGTGCAGGAGGCAATGATCTTCGAGAACCGCTACACCCACTACACGATGGAGACGCTACGCGTGGGCTGGGAGCAGCTGCTCACCTCCATCCACCGCAACATCAACGAGGTGGAGAACCAGATCCTGACGCGTGACTCCAAGGGCATCACCCAGGAGCAGCTCAACGAGTTCCGCATGTCCTTCAACCACTTCGACAAGAACCGCACGGGCCGACTCACCCCCGAAGAGTTCAAGTCGTGCCTGGTCAGCCTCGGCTACAGCATTCGCAATGACCGCCAG GGTGATGCTGACTTCAGGCGCATCATGAACATCGTGGACCCGAACAACACGGGCTACGTCCACTTTGACGCCTTCCTCGACTTCATGACCCGGGAGAGCACAGACAGAGACACGGCTGAACAGATCATCGATTCCTTCAGGATTCTGGCTGGCGACAAG CCTTACATCACTGCTGAAGAGCTTCGCCGAGAACTCCCCCCAGACCAGGCAGAGTACTGCATCCGGCGCATGGGGGCATACAAGGGCCATGGCGCTGTTCCCGGGGCGCTCGACTACATGTCGTTCTCGACGGCGTTGTACGGGGAGAGCGATCTCTAG
- the Actn gene encoding alpha actinin isoform X1: MGDVGPYSDGYMEQEEEWEREGLLDPAWEKQQRKTFTAWCNSHLRKAGTQIDNIEEDFRNGLKLMLLLEVISGETLPKPDRGKMRFHKIANVNKALDFIASKGVKLVSIGAEEIVDGNVKMTLGLIWTIILRFAIQDISVEEMTAKEGLLLWCQRKTAPYKNVNVQNFHLSWKDGLAFCALIHRHRPDLLDYGKLKKENPLDNLNLAFDVAEKHLNIPRMLDAEDMVYTAKPDERAVMTYVSCYYHAFQGAQQAETAANRICKVLKVNQENERLMEEYERLASDLLDWIRRTTPWLENRTTDNTLPGVQKKLEEFRAYRRVHKPPRVEQKAKLETNFNTLQTKLRLSNRPAYLPSEGKMVSDIASAWKGLETAEKGFEEWLLSEMMRLERLDHLAQKFKHKADIHEEWTRGKEEMLQSQDFRQCRLNEVKALKKKHEAFESDLAAHQDRVEQIAAIAQELNALGYHDAASVNARCQRICDQWDRLGTLTQKRRSALEEAERVLEKIDHLHLEFAKRVAPFNNWLDGAREDLVDMFIVHTMEEIQGLMDAHEQFKQTLGEADKEHKAIVGLAQEVQAIASQYQVPGGVENPYTTLTSQVITGKWSEVKQLVPKRDQVLQAELMRQQSNERLRRKFAEKANVVGPWIERQMDAVAALGMGMQGSLEEQLKRLQQYEQAAAQYRPHLEELERTHQEVQEAMIFENRYTHYTMETLRVGWEQLLTSIHRNINEVENQILTRDSKGITQEQLNEFRMSFNHFDKNRTGRLTPEEFKSCLVSLGYSIRNDRQGDADFRRIMNIVDPNNTGYVHFDAFLDFMTRESTDRDTAEQIIDSFRILAGDKPYITAEELRRELPPDQAEYCIRRMGAYKGHGAVPGALDYMSFSTALYGESDL, encoded by the exons ACGTTCACGGCGTGGTGCAACTCGCACCTTCGCAAGGCGGGCACGCAGATCGACAACATCGAGGAGGACTTCCGCAACGGGCTcaagctgatgctgctgctggagGTGATCTCGGGCGAGACGCTGCCCAAGCCCGACCGGGGCAAGATGCGCTTCCACAAGATCGCCAACGTGAACAAGGCGCTGGACTTCATCGCCTCCAAGGGCGTCAAGCTGGTCTCCATCGGCGCCGAGGAGATCGTCGACGGGAACGTCAAGATGACGCTGGGCCTCATCTGGACCATCATCCTCCGGTTCGCCATCCAGGACATCTCCGTCGAAG AGATGACTGCCAAAGAAGGTCTGCTGCTGTGGTGCCAGAGAAAGACAGCTCCCTACAAGAACGTCAACGTCCAGAACTTCCACCTCAG CTGGAAGGATGGTTTGGCCTTCTGCGCCCTTATCCACAGACACCGGCCCGATCTCCTTGACTACGGAAAGCTGAAGAAG GAGAACCCATTGGACAACCTCAACCTGGCCTTTGACGTTGCTGAGAAGCATCTCAACATTCCTAGGATGTTAGACGCAGAAG ACATGGTGTACACTGCCAAGCCAGACGAAAGGGCTGTCATGACGTACGTGTCATGTTACTACCACGCCTTCCAGGGGGCGCAGCAG GCTGAAACTGCCGCCAACCGCATCTGCAAAGTTCTGAAGGTGAACCAGGAGAACGAGCGCCTCATGGAAGAGTATGAGCGCCTGGCCAGCGAT CTTCTGGACTGGATTCGACGGACCACCCCGTGGCTGGAGAACCGCACGACGGACAACACACTGCCGGGTGTGCAGAAGAAGCTGGAGGAGTTCCGTGCCTACCGTCGCGTCCACAAGCCGCCACGCGTGGAGCAGAAGGCCAAGCTGGAGACCAACTTCAACACGCTGCAGACCAAGCTGCGGCTGAGCAACCGGCCCGCTTACCTGCCCTCGGAGGGCAAGATGGTCTCGGACATTGCCAGTGCCTGGAAGGGGCTGGAGACGGCCGAGAAGGGCTTTGAAGAGTGGCTGCTCTCCGAGATGATGCG GCTCGAGCGTCTGGACCACCTGGCACAGAAGTTCAAGCACAAGGCGGACATCCACGAGGAGTGGACCCGCGGAAAGGAGGAGATGCTGCAAAGCCAGGACTTCCGCCAGTGCCGCCTCAACGAGGTCAAGGCCCTCAAGAAGAAGCACGAGGCCTTCGAGAGTGACCTGGCCGCCCACCAGGACCGTGTCGAGCAGATCGCTGCCATTGCCCAGGAGCTCAACGCGCTCGGGTACCACGACGCTGCATCGGTCAATGCCCGCTGCCAGCGCATCTGCGACCAGTGGGACCGGCTGGGCACCCTGACCCAGAAGCGGCGCAGTGCCCTCGAGGAGGCCGAGCGCGTGCTCGAGAAGATCGACCACCTGCACCTCGAGTTTGCCAAGCGTGTGGCGCCCTTCAACAACTGGCTGGACGGCGCCCGCGAGGACCTCGTCGACATGTTCATCGTCCACACCATGGAGGAGATCCAG GGCCTCATGGATGCGCACGAGCAGTTCAAGCAGACGCTGGGCGAGGCAGACAAGGAGCACAAGGCCATCGTCGGGCTGGCCCAGGAGGTGCAGGCCATTGCCAGCCAGTACCAGGTGCCCGGTGGCGTCGAAAACCCCTACACCACCCTCACCTCTCAGGTGATCACTGGCAAGTGGTCCGAGGTGAAGCAGCTGGTGCCCAAGAGGGACCAAGTCCTCCAGGCTGAGCTCATGAGGCAGCAGTCCAACGAGCGCCTGCGCCGCAAGTTTGCCGAGAAGGCCAACGTGGTGGGCCCCTGGATCGAGCGGCAGATGGACGCGGTGGCGGCCCTGGGCATGGGCATGCAGGGCTCCCTGGAGGAGCAGCTCAAGCGGTTGCAGCAGTACGAGCAGGCGGCCGCCCAGTACCGGCCTCACCTGGAGGAGCTGGAGCGCACTCACCAGGAGGTGCAGGAGGCAATGATCTTCGAGAACCGCTACACCCACTACACGATGGAGACGCTACGCGTGGGCTGGGAGCAGCTGCTCACCTCCATCCACCGCAACATCAACGAGGTGGAGAACCAGATCCTGACGCGTGACTCCAAGGGCATCACCCAGGAGCAGCTCAACGAGTTCCGCATGTCCTTCAACCACTTCGACAAGAACCGCACGGGCCGACTCACCCCCGAAGAGTTCAAGTCGTGCCTGGTCAGCCTCGGCTACAGCATTCGCAATGACCGCCAG GGTGATGCTGACTTCAGGCGCATCATGAACATCGTGGACCCGAACAACACGGGCTACGTCCACTTTGACGCCTTCCTCGACTTCATGACCCGGGAGAGCACAGACAGAGACACGGCTGAACAGATCATCGATTCCTTCAGGATTCTGGCTGGCGACAAG CCTTACATCACTGCTGAAGAGCTTCGCCGAGAACTCCCCCCAGACCAGGCAGAGTACTGCATCCGGCGCATGGGGGCATACAAGGGCCATGGCGCTGTTCCCGGGGCGCTCGACTACATGTCGTTCTCGACGGCGTTGTACGGGGAGAGCGATCTCTAG